GGCGCTTCGCGCGCTTCGACTTGCGCTGCTTGCCGCGCGGGCCGCCACCGCGGCCGAACGCGCCCTGCGTGCCGCCGCGGGCGGTGCGGCCGCCACGCGGGCCGCCGCCGGCCGGTCCGCCGCCACCGCCCGGGCCGCCGCCGGGACGGCCGCGGCCGCCCCCGGGACGCGCCGAGGCCGGGGCCGGCTTGTTGATGTGGCCCGGCATCATGTTCGGGCTCGGGCGCGGGCCGCCCGGGCGCGGGGCCGCGGGGGCACCCGTGCCGGCACCGGCGCCGGGGCGCGGGCCGCCCGGGCGCGGACCACCCGGACGGGGGCCTCCGGAGCGGTCCTCCGGTCGGCCGGAGCGCATGCCCTGCTTGGGCGCGAACGGGTTGTTGCCCGGACGCGGACCACCGGGGCGGGGACCGCCGGGACGCGGGCCGCCGGAGCGGGCGCCGGAGTCCTTGGAGGTGAAGGGGTTGTTGCCCGGACGCGGACCGCCCGGCTTGGGGGCGCCGGAGCGCGCCGGCTGGGCCGGACGCGGGGCACCCGGCTTGGCGGCCGACTCCGGGGCCTGGGGAGCCTGGGGGGCCTGGGGCGCGGCCGGTCCCGGGGTGGGGGCGGCGGGGCCCGCGGGCTTGCCGACGGCGGCGGGGCCGGCCGGCGCAGCGGGCGCCTTCGGGCCGGGGGCCGCAGGGGCTGCCGGCGCGGCGGCCGGCTTCTGCGGGCCGGGCGTCGCCGGGGCGGACGCGGCGGGGGCGGCCTTCGGCGCGGCCGGGCCGGGGGTCGGCGCGGCGGGACCCGGGGTGGCCCCGGGCCGGGCGGCGGCCGGCCGCTGGGCGGCGGGGGCGGCCTTGCCGGAGGACTTGGGGGCGGCGCCCGCATACGCGGAACGCAGCTTCTTGACCACCGGGGGTTCGATGGTCGAGGAGGCGGAGCGAACGAATTCACCCATGTCCTGAAGCTTGGTCAGGGCCTCCTTGGAGGAAATGCCGAGCTCCTTGGCGAGCTCATGGACGCGGACCTTGGCCACGGTTCTCCTGTTCTGGTCCGCGCCGTGGCCTGCCGGTGGAGCTCCAGCTCCACTCAGGCCGCGTCAGACGGACCGATGTACGAATTGGTGTTCATCGTTGGGCACTCATCGCTTGGTGCTCATCGGGTTTCCATCAGATCTCTGACCCGCTTTCGTCGTCGGTCTTCGGTGCCGGGGCATCGGGATGCCCGGCGGTCAGGCCGTCCAGGGCGGTCGCATCGACCGGGCCCCGGAAGGCCCGGTTGAAGGCGCCCCGCTTCAGGGCGGCCTGCAGGCAAGCCGGGTCCGGGTGGAGCCAGGCCCCTCGGCCCGGCCTGCGGCGGCGCGGATCGGGGACCACGGATCGGGAACCCGGGACTCCGTCCAGCGCCACTCGCACCAGCTTGGTGTGGTCCTCTCTCCGCCGGCACCCGATGCAGGTCCGCACGGGGATGTGTGCCTGCATGGAGAACCTGTTCCGCCTCGGGAAGGGAAATGGACCTGAACTAGTCTACCCCAGTCCGCGGCCGGGCGGTCAGGCGGAGGCGTCGCCGGTGATGTCGATGCGCCAGCCGGTGAGCTTGGCGGCCAGGCGGGCGTTCTGCCCCTCCTTGCCGATGGCGAGGGAGAGCACGTCCTGCGGGACCACCACCCGCGCCGACCGCGTGGCCTCGTCCACGATGGACACCGAGGTGACCCGGGCCGGGGACAGGGCGCTGGCGATGAACGTGGCCGGGTCCTCGCTGTAGTCCACGATGTCGA
This genomic window from Citricoccus sp. SGAir0253 contains:
- a CDS encoding YlxR family protein, with amino-acid sequence MQAHIPVRTCIGCRRREDHTKLVRVALDGVPGSRSVVPDPRRRRPGRGAWLHPDPACLQAALKRGAFNRAFRGPVDATALDGLTAGHPDAPAPKTDDESGSEI